The Flavobacterium johnsoniae genomic sequence GCGCAGTTAGGTTTAAAAATTCAGCATGCGCTTAGAGCTTTTACAGCAAATGATCGCCAGGCGATTAAAAAGACTGCCGATAATTATCCTACTTCTGAATATTATAAAACAGATGAATTGCTTACTAGTTTAGGAATTGGTGAGGCATTGGTTACAGCTCTTAACGAAAAAGGTATTCCAACACCTTTAGTTGCGACCATGATGCGAGCGCCAATGAGCAGAATGGATGTTTTAACAAATGAAGAAATTGACGAAATAAATGCCAAATCTAAATTAGTTAAGAAATACGCTGAAGAAATAGATCGCGAAAGCGCTTATGAAATTCTAACCAAGAAAATCGAAGAAGCAACACAAGCCGCAACAGAACAAGAAGAACAAGCGCCAACAAAATCTTCAAAAGCAGAACCGAGCACGGCAAGCGTTGTTGGAAAATCGGTTTTGAAAGTGGTTACAAGTGCTACCTTTATTAGAGGTGTTTTTGGTGTTTTGACTAAAATCTTTAAGAAATAACCAATATCAAAAATCAATTACAATATCAATTTTAAATTGACATTGATATTGTAATTGACATTGATTTATTTTTGCAATAATTCCAGAATTTTATTTTCTACTTCTGGAGTGTTCCAGATATTTTCGATGTTTTCAAGTTTTAAAACTTCCTCCATAATTCCGTTTTGAAAATCTCCAATTGCCAAAGCTTCGGCATACGGACGATCGCTAAAAGTAACGCGGCTGTAAAGCGGAATCCATTTATCTGGATGTTTATCTGAGAAAATTTTCTCTATTTTCTTTTGCAATAAGAATTTTTCGTCGGCAGTTTTGGTACTCATTTCGAGGAAATTTCGATACGAAAGTTCTGCAATTGCATCGGCATTTGGTTTTCTTGAAATCTGATATTCGGCGAAAATCTTTTTCCAGTCGTCTCCGTATTTTTCAATCTTTTCATTTAAAACCGTAATATCTTCAAAACCGGCATTCATTCCTTGCCCGTAAAACGGAACTATGGCGTGACAAGCATCTCCAATAAGAGCAATTTTATTTTCAAAAGTCCAAGGAAAACACTTCATTGTTACCAAAGTACTTGTTGGATTTTTGAAGAAATCGTTTGCCAATTCCGGAATTACTTCTATCGAATCTGGAAAATTTTTCTCGAAGAAATCTTCAACCATTTTTCGATCTGTTAAAGATTCGAAAGAATTTGATCCTTCAAAAGGCATAAACAAAGTACACGTAAAACTTCCGTCAAGATTAGGAAGCGCAATTAACATATACTCGCCTCTTGGCCAAATATGAAAGGAGTTTTTATCTAATTTATGTGTTCCGTCTGCGTTTGCGGGAATATTCAATTCTTTATATCCCATATTTAAAAATTCCTGAGAATAATTAAACATACTCTGACGCTGCATTCTGTGGCGGATTCTAGAAAAAGCGCCATCGGCACCAAAAACCATATCAAATTTTCGTTCTTCCCACTCGCCTCTTTCGCTTTCGCCAATATGTAAAGTTGCATCGCTTAAAGTTACATCCCAAACTTTTTGTTCAAAATGAAACTCAGCTCCAGCTTCTTCAGCAAGATCAATCATTTTTCGATTCAATTTTCCTCTCGAAATAGAGTAAATAGATTCGCCTTCTTGACCGTAATTCTGAAAATTCAATTTGTCTACCAAATGAATGGCTCTTTTGTCCATCGGAATTGCAATTTCACGAACCGAATCGCCAACGCCAACTGCATCGAGCGCTTTCCAGCCGCGATTAGACATTGCCAAATTAATGGAACGTCCAGAGAAATTTATTTTTCTGATATCTGGGCTGCGATCATAAACGTGAACGGTGTGACCGGCTTTTTTAAGATAAATTGCCAGCAGCGATCCTACAAGTCCAGAACCAACAACTGCAATTTTTAATGAAGTTTGCATCGAGGAAAATCTAATATATTGGGACGTAAAAATAAGTAATAAAAATACATAAGCTTTAAAATAAAGGAAATATTTGCTTTTAATAACTCACAAGAAACTTTCAATTGCTTATTTTAGTCTACAATTTTTAAAATTTTAAACAACATCTAGAAAAAATCAAGAAATGAACCTTTATTCAGAACATTACGTAACTCAAAAGACAGAAAGGTTTGTCAATAAAATTTGGTGTCTGGATAACAGCTTCGGCGAAAGCCTGATTGAAAACAAACTTGTTTTGCCAAACGGCTGTTTTAATCTTGCTATTGTTTCTGGAAATGCAATCGAAGTTCATACCAGCAAAAACAAATATGTGATGAACGAAGGAATTTACTTTTGTTCGCAAATGACTAATAAAGTTTTGGTAAATATTCAACCTAAAACTAAAGTTACCATAATTCAGTTTCATGCTTGGACGCTTTCATTTTTTCCAAAATATGATTTGGGTAATTTTACAGATTCTATTATCAAAATTAATCCTGAAGAACTTCCTTTTCAGGTCGAAATCGATAGTCAAACTGAAATTTTATTAAATACTATAAATGTTCATTTTGAGGCATTAGCGTCTTTACATTCTGAAAAAAATATAATTGAAAAGATTTGCGAAATCATTAAAATTCGAGAAGAAGAAATTTCGGTTTCAGAAATTAGTTCAGAGCTTAATTTTTCGCAGCGATTATTGCAGATTAAATTTAAAACCGCAACTGGATTAACGATTAAAAAGTACATTCAGATTTTAAAATTCAGAAAATCCGTAGATCAAATGGTTAATGCTGATTTAGAAAAACTAAAGTTAACGGATATCGCACTTTATAATAAGTATTTTGATCAGTCTCATTTTATAAAAAAGTTTAAAGATGTGACTAAAACAACTCCAAAAACATTCGATCCAGATTTATATTTTCTTTCGAAAAAAAGATAAGATTTCGCTTTTGTACAATTTTATGAGTTTTGATTAGATTATTTTTGCAAAATTATTAATCAATCATCAAAATGAAAATCATCCATTACATTTTTCAATTAAAAATATTTTTAGTTGGAATACTATTCTTTCAGATTCAAAATGCAATTTCTCAAGAAGAAAAAAGCTCAGAATTGTACAAAATTATTATGTCGCGAGACAGTCTTCTTTTTAATGTCGGCTTTAATACTTGCGACATTTCTGTATCCGAAAGCCTTTGCAGCGATCAGTTAGAATTTTACCACGATAAAAACGGACTTTCTAACAAAGCAGACTTTGTAAAAACAATGAAAAGCGGTTTATGTGCTTCTCCATCAACGTATCAATCCAGAAGAGAACTTATTGACGAAAGCACTAAAATTTATCCGTTATATAAAAACGGGGTTCTGTACGCTGCTTTACAAACTGGAATTCATTATTTCTATGAAAATAAAACAAACAAAGGCGAACCATTTTTAAAGGAAAATGAAAAACTAGTTGGAAAAGCAAGATTTTCACACCTTTGGGTTTTAGAAAATAATGTTTGGAAATTAAAACGAATTTTGAGTTACGATCATGAACCAACCAACTCAATAGAAGAAAAAATCGCTCTTTTTGACAATGATCTGGAAACCGAAAAATGGTTAAAAGAAAATAATGTTCCTGCTTTAGGTCTTGGCATAATTTCGGAAGGAAAACTAAAACAAATTAAAACTTTTGGTCATTTAAAAAGAGAAGTTTCTGCACCTTTTAACACGATTTGGAATGTTGCATCTTTGACCAAACCTGTTACGGCAATTGTCACTTTAAAATTGGTTTCTCAAGGAAAATGGAATTTAGACGAACCTCTTTATAAATATTGGACAGATCTAGATATTGCAAAAGACCCAAATCTTAAATTATTGACTACGAGAATTGTTTTAAGTCACCAAACTGGTTTTCCGAATTGGAGGTCTTTTAATGATTCTAAAAAACTGGATTTCAAGTTTAAACCTGGAACGCAATATCAATATTCTGGTGAAGGTTTTGAATATTTGAGAAAAGCTTTAGAAAAGAAATTCCATAAAACTTTAGATCAATTGGCATCTGAATTAATTTTCGAACCTTTGAAAATGAATGATTCTCAATTGGTTTGGAATGACAAAATTGATCTTTCGCGATATGCAGTTAATTATGACAAAGACGGAAATGCGTACGAACCTACAAAAAATAAAACCGCAAGCGCCGCCGATGATTTGCTAACTACTGTTGGAGATTACGGAAAGTTTCTTTGCAGTGTAATGAACAGCGAAGGTTTAAGTCAGAACGTTTATAATGACATGATTTCTCATCAAGTTGAAACCAAGAAAAACAAATATTTTGGCTTAGGTTTTGAAATCTACGATTTAGGAAATGATAATTATGCTTTATCTCACGGCGGAGCAGATAAAGGTGTGCAAACGCTATTTTTTTTACTTCCAAAAACTAAGCAAGGCTTAATTATTTTTACAAATGTAGACGATGGTTATAAAGTTTACGCAAAGCTTATAGAACACTTTTTAGGAGAAAATGGAAAAAAGTTAATTGATATTGAAACCAAATCGTAAATCGGTCGTCTAACAATTTGTGGACATCAATTTATATCATTTGAAAAAATCGTATTTTCGATTTAAATTACTGAATATCTTTTTGTTACAATGTTTCAATCATCAATCAAAAACGAATTATTTCATTAATCCAAAACCATCATCATGAAAAAATCAATCCAACTTATTCTGCTTTTTGCTGCTTTTCAATTCAGCACATTAAGCGCTTTTGCTCAAGATAAAGCAAAACAAATCGAGCAGCTTTTAAACAAATACAACGAATACGGACAATTTAACGGTTCGGCTTTAGTTGCTGAAAACGGGAAAGTCATTTTCAAAAAAGGCTTTGGTTCAGCAAATATGGAATGGAATATTCCGAATCAGCCTGACACTAAATTTAGATTGGGTTCAATCAGCAAACAGTTTACAGCGCTTTTGATAGTTAAACTTGCCGAAGAAGGAAAGTTAAAACTAGATGTCCCGATCACGACTTATTTGCCAGATTATCCAAAAGAAAATGGCGATAAAATTACCACGCATCATTTATTAACGCATACTTCTGGAATTCCAAATTATACTAATGCGCCAAATTTCTTTAAAGACAAATCTAGAAATCCTTATACACCCGAAGAATTTGTAAAAACGTTTTCAAATCTTCCGCTTGAATTTACGCCTGGCGAAAAATTCAATTACAGCAATTCTGGTTATTTTTTACTTGGTTATATTATAGAAAAAGTTTCTGCCAAAACATACGAACAATATTTGCAAGAAATTATTTTTACGCCTTTAAAAATGGTTAATTCTGGTTACGATCACAGCGATGTAATTTTAAAAAACAGAGCCGCTGGTTACGAAAAACACGGAAAACAAATTGTAAATGCGGCGTATCTTGACATGAGTATTCCGTATGCTGCAGGATCTTTGTATTCTACTGTAGAAGATTTGTACTTATGGGATCAGGCATTGTATACGAATAAACTTCTTTCGGCAAAATCTATGGAATCTCTTTTTAAACCTTATATAAGCGTGGGAAAAGCGTCTTACGGTTACGGTTGGTTTGTTGATGAAGTTGAAAATGGCGACAAAGGCAAACTAAAAACTATCGGGCACGGAGGCGGAATTAATGGCTTCAACACCATCATTTCAAGATATCCTTCAGATAAAAATCTAATTGTTTTATTGAATAATACTGGCGGAACTGTTTTAGGCGAAATGAACGACGCAATTCGCGCAATTTTATACAATCAGCCTTTTAACCAGCCGAAGAAATCATTGGCTTTAGATTTATTAGATATTTATAATGAAAAAGGCGCTTCAACGGGAACTGAAACGTATAAAAAACTGAAAAATGATCCTTCTTATGCCATCAAAGAAAACGATATGAATCGTGTTGGATATCAGTTATTACAAGATGGAAAAAAGAAAGAAGCTATAGAAGTTTTCAAAATAAATACAGAAGCTTTTCCAAAATCTGGAAATGCATACGATAGTTTAGGCGAAGCTTATTTAGCTGACGGCGATAAAAAATTGGCTATCGCAAATTATAAAAAATCAGTAGAATTGGATCCAACTAATGAAAACGGCAAAAAAGTTTTAGCTGAGATTTCGAAGTAGTTTTTTTTTGAAAGGGACAAAGACTCAAAGAGACAAAAGGTTCAGAGGTTTTTATTGAAACCTTTGAACCTTTGCTATTAAGTTTAGGATGAACTTGAAAATTTAAACATAAAACCTGAAACTAATTTCTCAGTTTGAAAACCAGTTTAGTTGAAGTTTTTATAATTTCATCTTTATTCAATTTCATTTTTCTGAACTTTCCGGCGTTGTACATTTCTGCTTGATCGTCGTAATGTTTGCTGAAAGGATTTCCAGATTGTCCTGTTGGTAAAATACTCCAACTGTTTTCTACATCTGCAAAATCTACAATTCTTCTTGTTGAAGGTCCACCTTTTGTGTAATATTTTCCTTCGTCGTTAAATCCGAAAAATAAATTATTGATTACTTCATTTGATCCTGGCGAATTGAAAGGCCCGACATTAAATAATCCACGAAGTGCTGCCACTTTTCCTAACGGATGTTCGTGTTCTACGGTATGCACTTTTCCCCAATTCCATTCTGAAATATTTTCTCCCAATTGATTTTGTAATGAAACAACGGCGTCATGAAAAGATTTCGAAACAATTTCTGTTCTCGTTTCTTTTATATTTTTGGTTTTTATATTATCCCACCAAACCGAATTTTCATTTTTAATTTGATTGGCAATAACTTGTTTTCCAAGTGAAATTCCTGTAAACAAGTCGAAATTTTCCTTGCCCATTTCGTCTTCAAACGTATTTTTCAGATACAGATAAATCCATTTGTTGTAAATTGTTGGCGCAACGTCCTCTAGATTTGTTGTTCCTTTCCAAGATTTTAAAACTGTAATTACTTCTTTTTCTTTGTTTGAAAGCGGTTTTGAATCTAAACTAGAAATTAAATCTTTTACTACGCCAACTGCAACATCAGAAGTATTATCATAAATCATTTTGCTGATTGCTTCTTTATCCCAATCTGATTTTGCATCTAAAATTCCTGAAATTCTTTTCGCGCGATCTTCTGGCAAATAATATCCTGGATATAAATAACCATTATCAATTGCTTCTGGCTGATTATTTGCAGAATAAACATAACCCCATTTCGGATTTTCTGCCGACGGATTTTGTTCAAAATCTAAAAACCTCGTAATATCATCTTTACCGCTTGCACCGTCTAAAATTAAATGTGTATTAACGCCTTCATTGTGTCGATATAATTTTCCGCTTGCCCACCAACCAACATTTCCTTTGGCATCTCCGTACATTACGTTTAAACCTGGAGCCGCAATTAAACTAACCGATTTTTTAAAATCCGTAATATTTTTAGCATGCGAAAGTCCGTAAGCTGCATCTAAAATCTGAATCGGTTCTCGAGTATAAGTCCATGACATTGCAATCGGATTTTTCTTTTCTAGACGTTCCATCAAATCATTCATAATAGGCCCGTGACGCGTTATTTTAAAAGTCATCACAACATCTGAAGAATCTTTTACTTTAATGGTTTTCTTTCTGATTTCGTATTTACTAAAACCTGTTGGAGTTTGATATTGAGTTACATCACCCGTTTTATTTTTTTCTTGGTAAAAATCAATATCATCATTTTCAAACATCGTTAAACCATAAGCATAATCTCTATTATGTGCCAAAAGCGGAAATGGAGTTCCAGCCAAATAACATCCATATAATTCCTGTTTTGGCGTTACGATATGCGCTTCGTACCAAGTTGCAGGCTGAGAAAACCCAATATGCGGATCATTCGCAAAAATAACTTTCCCTGTTTTCGATTTATGAGGTCCAACAACCCAACTATTACTTCCAACAAAAGGAGGAATTGGAGATTGATCTAACATTGCCGTTATTGTTTTTGAAATCTCGGTATATTCTTCTGTTTTCTCTTTTGAGACTTTGATTTTCGTGTTATTAAATTCGCCTTCAATACCTAA encodes the following:
- a CDS encoding class A beta-lactamase-related serine hydrolase codes for the protein MKIIHYIFQLKIFLVGILFFQIQNAISQEEKSSELYKIIMSRDSLLFNVGFNTCDISVSESLCSDQLEFYHDKNGLSNKADFVKTMKSGLCASPSTYQSRRELIDESTKIYPLYKNGVLYAALQTGIHYFYENKTNKGEPFLKENEKLVGKARFSHLWVLENNVWKLKRILSYDHEPTNSIEEKIALFDNDLETEKWLKENNVPALGLGIISEGKLKQIKTFGHLKREVSAPFNTIWNVASLTKPVTAIVTLKLVSQGKWNLDEPLYKYWTDLDIAKDPNLKLLTTRIVLSHQTGFPNWRSFNDSKKLDFKFKPGTQYQYSGEGFEYLRKALEKKFHKTLDQLASELIFEPLKMNDSQLVWNDKIDLSRYAVNYDKDGNAYEPTKNKTASAADDLLTTVGDYGKFLCSVMNSEGLSQNVYNDMISHQVETKKNKYFGLGFEIYDLGNDNYALSHGGADKGVQTLFFLLPKTKQGLIIFTNVDDGYKVYAKLIEHFLGENGKKLIDIETKS
- a CDS encoding serine hydrolase — protein: MKKSIQLILLFAAFQFSTLSAFAQDKAKQIEQLLNKYNEYGQFNGSALVAENGKVIFKKGFGSANMEWNIPNQPDTKFRLGSISKQFTALLIVKLAEEGKLKLDVPITTYLPDYPKENGDKITTHHLLTHTSGIPNYTNAPNFFKDKSRNPYTPEEFVKTFSNLPLEFTPGEKFNYSNSGYFLLGYIIEKVSAKTYEQYLQEIIFTPLKMVNSGYDHSDVILKNRAAGYEKHGKQIVNAAYLDMSIPYAAGSLYSTVEDLYLWDQALYTNKLLSAKSMESLFKPYISVGKASYGYGWFVDEVENGDKGKLKTIGHGGGINGFNTIISRYPSDKNLIVLLNNTGGTVLGEMNDAIRAILYNQPFNQPKKSLALDLLDIYNEKGASTGTETYKKLKNDPSYAIKENDMNRVGYQLLQDGKKKEAIEVFKINTEAFPKSGNAYDSLGEAYLADGDKKLAIANYKKSVELDPTNENGKKVLAEISK
- a CDS encoding FAD-dependent oxidoreductase is translated as MQTSLKIAVVGSGLVGSLLAIYLKKAGHTVHVYDRSPDIRKINFSGRSINLAMSNRGWKALDAVGVGDSVREIAIPMDKRAIHLVDKLNFQNYGQEGESIYSISRGKLNRKMIDLAEEAGAEFHFEQKVWDVTLSDATLHIGESERGEWEERKFDMVFGADGAFSRIRHRMQRQSMFNYSQEFLNMGYKELNIPANADGTHKLDKNSFHIWPRGEYMLIALPNLDGSFTCTLFMPFEGSNSFESLTDRKMVEDFFEKNFPDSIEVIPELANDFFKNPTSTLVTMKCFPWTFENKIALIGDACHAIVPFYGQGMNAGFEDITVLNEKIEKYGDDWKKIFAEYQISRKPNADAIAELSYRNFLEMSTKTADEKFLLQKKIEKIFSDKHPDKWIPLYSRVTFSDRPYAEALAIGDFQNGIMEEVLKLENIENIWNTPEVENKILELLQK
- a CDS encoding helix-turn-helix transcriptional regulator, which produces MNLYSEHYVTQKTERFVNKIWCLDNSFGESLIENKLVLPNGCFNLAIVSGNAIEVHTSKNKYVMNEGIYFCSQMTNKVLVNIQPKTKVTIIQFHAWTLSFFPKYDLGNFTDSIIKINPEELPFQVEIDSQTEILLNTINVHFEALASLHSEKNIIEKICEIIKIREEEISVSEISSELNFSQRLLQIKFKTATGLTIKKYIQILKFRKSVDQMVNADLEKLKLTDIALYNKYFDQSHFIKKFKDVTKTTPKTFDPDLYFLSKKR
- a CDS encoding penicillin acylase family protein: MRILKKILLTLLVIIVLISIGLFAYIFHLKPKYEGEVQLKNLEKETTVYFDDFGIPHIYADSEKDAMTALGYVHAQERLWQMELLRRIAPGRLSEIFGGVALKNDKFFAGIGIEEASAKAIAKLDKNSESYKLTQAYLDGINQYLEEGVTPIEFTLVGVKKQKFTIKDVYNIFGYMSFSFAMAQKTDPLLTDIKNKFGAAYLKDLGIEGEFNNTKIKVSKEKTEEYTEISKTITAMLDQSPIPPFVGSNSWVVGPHKSKTGKVIFANDPHIGFSQPATWYEAHIVTPKQELYGCYLAGTPFPLLAHNRDYAYGLTMFENDDIDFYQEKNKTGDVTQYQTPTGFSKYEIRKKTIKVKDSSDVVMTFKITRHGPIMNDLMERLEKKNPIAMSWTYTREPIQILDAAYGLSHAKNITDFKKSVSLIAAPGLNVMYGDAKGNVGWWASGKLYRHNEGVNTHLILDGASGKDDITRFLDFEQNPSAENPKWGYVYSANNQPEAIDNGYLYPGYYLPEDRAKRISGILDAKSDWDKEAISKMIYDNTSDVAVGVVKDLISSLDSKPLSNKEKEVITVLKSWKGTTNLEDVAPTIYNKWIYLYLKNTFEDEMGKENFDLFTGISLGKQVIANQIKNENSVWWDNIKTKNIKETRTEIVSKSFHDAVVSLQNQLGENISEWNWGKVHTVEHEHPLGKVAALRGLFNVGPFNSPGSNEVINNLFFGFNDEGKYYTKGGPSTRRIVDFADVENSWSILPTGQSGNPFSKHYDDQAEMYNAGKFRKMKLNKDEIIKTSTKLVFKLRN